One Candidatus Dormiibacterota bacterium genomic region harbors:
- the hisG gene encoding ATP phosphoribosyltransferase: MTGLCIAVPKGALLTGACTLLAAAGIEGLEASRFDDALLVEAGGHRLINVRPTDAPVYVQMGAADCGIVGKDMLWETHHDSYELVDLRFGGCRLVLAAPEDSPLAAGIWPPSLRVATKYPRSARAFFDRINVTAELIKLHGSVELAPATGLADAILDIVDTGRTLRANRLVEVVEAGRSTARFIVNQASLKTRSEAVTTLAAGLRRAVEEGARDAAREGVA; the protein is encoded by the coding sequence ATGACCGGGCTCTGCATCGCGGTGCCCAAGGGGGCGCTGTTGACGGGGGCCTGCACGCTGCTCGCCGCGGCGGGCATCGAGGGGCTCGAGGCGTCGCGGTTCGACGACGCCCTGCTCGTCGAGGCCGGCGGCCACCGGCTGATCAACGTCCGGCCCACCGACGCGCCGGTCTACGTGCAGATGGGCGCAGCCGACTGCGGGATCGTCGGCAAGGACATGCTCTGGGAGACCCACCACGACTCCTACGAGCTCGTCGACCTGCGCTTCGGCGGCTGCCGGCTGGTGCTCGCCGCCCCTGAGGACTCGCCGCTGGCCGCCGGGATCTGGCCGCCCTCGCTGCGTGTGGCCACCAAGTACCCGCGGTCGGCGCGGGCCTTCTTCGACCGCATCAACGTGACCGCCGAGCTGATCAAGCTCCACGGCTCCGTCGAGCTCGCCCCCGCCACCGGCCTCGCCGACGCCATTCTCGACATCGTCGACACCGGCCGCACCCTGCGCGCCAACCGGCTGGTCGAGGTCGTCGAGGCGGGACGGTCGACAGCCCGCTTCATCGTCAACCAGGCCTCGCTGAAGACCCGCTCCGAGGCGGTGACCACGCTCGCCGCGGGGCTGCGCCGCGCCGTCGAGGAGGGCGCTCGCGACGCCGCCCGCGAGGGCGTGGCATGA
- the hisD gene encoding histidinol dehydrogenase gives MTILTRHDAASFRGLVAGARRFVEPALDGEQSERLEALFGRPLSADEAVREIVDDVRRRGDAALREWTLRIDGVDVPELHADPDSMAAAWADTAAELQSALTTAAGRIRDFHALQRDTAVRGTADLGLRPVPLRRAGCYVPGGRAAYPSTVLMNVIPAQAAGVDSVVVATPPGPGGRAHPAVLAAAHLLGVTEVTVMGGAQAIAALAYGTESLRPVDTIVGPGNLFVTLAKRAVFGSVGIDGLAGPSEVIVVATEGADPRLVAADLVSQLEHDPLAWAVCVTDSAELAGRVEEAFVPAAESAVRHGIIAAAAGRHGMTVVCDDLEEALALVDDFAPEHLELQGAGAEALAGRVRTAGAIFVGDDTPVAMGDYIAGPNHTLPTGGAARFKGPLSVMDFVRWSSVTRLARADMERLGPVACTIAEAEGLHGHTESIRLRLERNGNSSA, from the coding sequence ATGACCATCCTGACCCGCCACGACGCCGCCAGCTTCCGCGGTCTGGTGGCGGGGGCGCGCCGCTTCGTCGAGCCGGCGCTCGACGGCGAGCAGTCGGAGCGGCTCGAGGCGCTCTTCGGCCGTCCCCTCAGCGCCGACGAGGCGGTGCGCGAGATCGTCGACGACGTCCGCCGCCGCGGCGACGCCGCGCTGCGCGAGTGGACCCTGCGCATCGACGGCGTCGACGTCCCCGAGCTCCACGCCGACCCCGACTCGATGGCGGCGGCGTGGGCGGACACCGCCGCGGAGCTGCAGTCCGCGCTCACCACCGCCGCCGGCCGCATCCGCGACTTCCACGCGCTCCAGCGCGACACCGCGGTGCGCGGCACCGCCGACCTGGGGCTGCGGCCGGTGCCGCTGCGCCGGGCCGGCTGCTACGTCCCCGGGGGGCGCGCCGCCTACCCGAGCACGGTGCTGATGAACGTGATCCCCGCCCAGGCGGCCGGGGTCGACTCGGTGGTGGTCGCCACCCCGCCGGGCCCCGGCGGGCGCGCCCATCCCGCGGTGCTCGCCGCCGCCCACCTGCTCGGCGTCACCGAGGTCACGGTGATGGGCGGCGCCCAGGCGATCGCCGCGCTCGCCTACGGCACCGAGTCGCTGCGCCCCGTCGACACCATCGTCGGCCCCGGGAACCTCTTCGTCACCCTGGCCAAGCGCGCCGTCTTCGGCAGCGTCGGCATCGACGGGCTGGCGGGGCCGAGCGAGGTGATCGTGGTGGCCACCGAGGGCGCCGACCCGCGGCTGGTCGCCGCCGACCTGGTCTCGCAGCTGGAGCACGACCCGCTCGCCTGGGCGGTGTGCGTCACCGACTCCGCCGAGCTGGCCGGGCGGGTGGAGGAGGCCTTCGTCCCCGCCGCCGAGAGCGCGGTGCGCCACGGCATCATCGCCGCCGCCGCCGGACGTCACGGCATGACCGTGGTCTGCGACGACCTCGAGGAGGCGCTGGCGCTGGTCGACGACTTCGCCCCCGAGCACCTCGAGCTCCAGGGCGCGGGCGCGGAGGCGCTGGCCGGCCGGGTGCGCACCGCCGGCGCGATCTTCGTCGGCGACGACACCCCCGTGGCCATGGGCGACTACATCGCGGGCCCCAACCACACCCTGCCCACCGGGGGCGCCGCCCGCTTCAAGGGGCCGCTCTCGGTGATGGACTTCGTGCGCTGGTCGAGCGTCACCCGGCTGGCCCGCGCCGACATGGAGCGGCTCGGTCCGGTCGCCTGCACCATCGCCGAGGCGGAGGGGCTGCACGGGCACACCGAGTCGATCCGGCTGCGGCTGGAGCGGAACGGGAACAGCTCCGCATGA
- the hisB gene encoding imidazoleglycerol-phosphate dehydratase HisB, whose protein sequence is MSAAPRVATDQRVTRETRISAEVRVDGTGIADVELPLPFFRHMVEAYVKYSGMDVRLHGEGDVEVDSHHLVEDCGLVLGATVSRALGDRAGIRRFGSAHAPLDEALVRCVLDFSNRPHVVWEMAPLSGRINDFDVSVLGEFVRGYAQTAGISMHVDYLRGENLHHIAEAAFKAMGLATREALERIGSAIPSTKGVL, encoded by the coding sequence ATGAGCGCCGCGCCGCGGGTCGCCACCGACCAGCGGGTCACCAGGGAGACCCGGATCTCCGCGGAGGTGCGGGTCGACGGCACCGGCATCGCCGACGTCGAGCTGCCGCTGCCCTTCTTCCGCCACATGGTCGAGGCATACGTGAAGTACAGCGGCATGGACGTGCGGCTCCACGGTGAGGGCGACGTCGAGGTCGACAGCCACCACCTCGTCGAGGACTGCGGGCTGGTGCTCGGCGCCACCGTGAGCCGGGCGCTCGGCGACCGCGCCGGCATCCGCCGTTTCGGCAGCGCCCACGCCCCCCTCGACGAGGCGCTGGTGCGCTGCGTGCTCGACTTCAGCAACCGACCCCACGTGGTCTGGGAGATGGCCCCGCTGTCCGGCCGCATCAACGACTTCGACGTCAGCGTGCTCGGCGAGTTCGTGCGCGGCTACGCGCAGACGGCGGGCATCTCGATGCACGTCGACTACCTCCGCGGCGAGAACCTCCACCACATCGCCGAGGCGGCGTTCAAGGCGATGGGGCTGGCCACCCGCGAGGCGCTCGAGCGCATCGGCAGCGCCATCCCCAGCACCAAGGGGGTGCTGTGA
- the hisH gene encoding imidazole glycerol phosphate synthase subunit HisH, which translates to MTAGGPATRIAVIDYGVSNLRSVERALVAVGAEPVLTRDPRTVDGCAGVVLPGVGAFGAAVDALDALDLRTSVTAAVERGLPLLGVCLGFQLLFEWSDESGGRAGLGLLGGRITRIDACRGKVPHMGWNRLRLRRPSPLLDGVAEGTWAYFVHSYAAPADGDDVVAGCEYGGADLAAACARAGVYGTQFHPEKSGPHGLRLYENFVRICEGERAGTEAEPVHGQEQAAS; encoded by the coding sequence GTGACCGCCGGCGGGCCGGCCACCCGGATCGCGGTCATCGACTACGGGGTCAGCAACCTCCGGAGCGTCGAGCGCGCGCTGGTCGCGGTGGGCGCCGAGCCGGTGCTCACCCGCGACCCCCGCACCGTCGACGGCTGTGCCGGGGTGGTGCTCCCCGGGGTGGGCGCCTTCGGGGCCGCCGTCGACGCCCTCGACGCCCTCGACCTCCGCACCTCGGTGACGGCGGCGGTGGAGCGGGGGCTGCCCCTGCTCGGCGTCTGCCTCGGCTTCCAGCTGCTCTTCGAGTGGAGCGACGAGAGCGGCGGACGGGCCGGCCTCGGCCTGCTCGGCGGCCGCATCACCCGCATCGACGCCTGCCGGGGCAAGGTCCCGCACATGGGCTGGAACCGGCTCCGCCTGCGCCGGCCGTCGCCGCTGCTCGACGGCGTCGCGGAGGGCACCTGGGCCTACTTCGTCCACTCCTACGCGGCCCCCGCCGACGGCGACGACGTGGTCGCCGGCTGCGAGTACGGCGGCGCCGACCTGGCCGCCGCATGCGCCCGCGCCGGGGTGTACGGTACGCAGTTCCATCCCGAGAAGAGCGGGCCCCACGGCCTGCGCCTCTACGAGAACTTCGTCCGCATCTGTGAGGGCGAACGGGCAGGGACGGAGGCCGAACCCGTGCACGGGCAGGAGCAGGCGGCGTCGTGA
- a CDS encoding 1-(5-phosphoribosyl)-5-[(5-phosphoribosylamino)methylideneamino] imidazole-4-carboxamide isomerase: MIVIPAADVRGGRCVRLLRGDYTHETVYAEEPSQVALEFVRQGAERVHLVDLDAARGVPDVLSRDAVRAAVRALRDTDATVELGGGVRSPAAASAWLELGADLIVLGSLAVRRPEMAAQICRAHPGRVLLGLDVRDGVAQAQGWTEAAGDALSHLRLWAGWSAAGVVLTNVARDGALTGPDLEGLEACIAAYEGPVIASGGVASLEDLIAIADTGAAGAIVGRALYEGRVDLSAALRLFPARPAAQRQQG, translated from the coding sequence GTGATCGTCATCCCCGCGGCCGACGTCCGCGGGGGCAGGTGCGTGCGCCTCCTCCGCGGCGACTACACCCACGAGACCGTCTACGCCGAGGAACCCTCGCAGGTGGCCCTGGAGTTCGTCCGCCAGGGCGCCGAGCGGGTGCACCTCGTCGACCTCGACGCCGCCCGCGGGGTTCCCGACGTGCTCTCCCGGGACGCGGTCCGGGCCGCGGTCCGGGCGCTCCGCGACACCGACGCCACCGTGGAGCTGGGCGGCGGGGTGCGCAGCCCGGCGGCGGCGAGCGCCTGGCTGGAGCTGGGCGCCGACCTGATCGTGCTCGGCAGCCTGGCGGTGCGCCGGCCGGAGATGGCGGCGCAGATCTGCCGGGCCCACCCCGGGCGGGTGCTGCTCGGCCTCGACGTCCGCGACGGCGTCGCCCAGGCGCAGGGCTGGACCGAGGCCGCCGGCGACGCCCTCTCCCACCTGCGCCTCTGGGCCGGCTGGAGCGCCGCCGGGGTGGTGCTCACCAACGTGGCCCGCGACGGCGCCCTCACCGGGCCCGACCTGGAGGGGCTGGAGGCCTGCATCGCCGCCTACGAGGGCCCGGTCATCGCCTCCGGAGGGGTGGCGTCGCTCGAGGACCTCATCGCCATCGCCGACACCGGCGCCGCCGGCGCGATCGTCGGCCGCGCCCTCTACGAGGGGAGGGTCGACCTCAGCGCCGCGCTGCGGCTCTTCCCCGCCCGCCCGGCGGCGCAGCGGCAGCAGGGATGA